The sequence below is a genomic window from Pseudorca crassidens isolate mPseCra1 chromosome 7, mPseCra1.hap1, whole genome shotgun sequence.
CTTCTACCTCCTGGCCAGTACATTACTTTTTATGTCTTCCCAAACCAAATATTTGGATATTAAGTTTAATTTCCTTGAAAAGTTAGAACCATATAATGCTTTATGAATCTGAATGAAATGACTGTTGAAATATCCATATCTCCATTGCACTTTGTTAATGCAGAAAAATTGCAAGGAAAATTTCTAATTGTTCTTGAGTCTATACACTTGCCCTTGTCACAGAGCGCTAGTTTTACAGGTAGCAAACGTATAAATAAAGAGTAGAATTAACCATCAGTTTGTTGATTTTAGCTTTTCTCTGAACACATGGGAATTTGGTCTGGACTTGGGGAGTTGTCTCTAGTTGGTGCTCTCACATTTGGTGTTTGGTTACCCCAAATTGCTAACTGTACAAACTGGGttgggggagagaagagggaagagggactCTGACCCTTGGTGTCTAGGAAGTTGGTCGACCCAGAGATGATGGCAACCTGAGAAGCCAGGTGGACCACTGTTAGAAGCCTATCCACTTAGCCTGGCACACAGATATAAATTCTGGTGGTTCCGCCTCTTCGCTTCACTTCTGccttgccttttatttatttatttttctatgcacTACCTACCCCcctcccactagactgtgagcctTGTGAGAACAAGGGCCTTGTCTCCTTTGTTCATACTGTGTCCCCAGCTCCTACAATAATAGTACCTGGAAAATAGTAATAAGAGAGAGAGGTGTTaccaaaattgtttttctttaatcaatattgattataaatataagttaaatatatgaatcatttttttatttggtcCTCACGTCACGCTTGGGTACTATAACATTTTAACTGGTCCCCTTGAATTTAATCTCTTTCCCTATCTCAGTTTAATCCACACACAGCTATGAAGACCATCCTTGTTGAGCCTTTTAGCCCCCTAGCACAGGGCCCGGTATGCAGTCTATCAGTGACTAAATGGATGAGATTCCCCTGCTCCGGGACCCAGTGTGGTGCCCTCTTCTGTACTTGGTCACCCCCCTCTCTTCTAGCCTCATCTTTCCTTGAGCTGCCTGGCTCTTCTCCACTACCTACCTGTCTTTCCATTTTACTCTGTCATCACTTAACCTTGTCTTCAGAACTCATCTCCTGGTTAACTCCATTCTGTTTTGATCATTTATTCATATATCATCAGATTGTGCTTGTTGATAATATACCTTTGTAACTGACCTAACTTAGTGTTATGTTTAGGGTGTTTGGCATTTATCTCACAGCTAGACTGTACCTCATTTTATGTCTTATAAATCCTTCCTCCTACTCTTTCCATTGAATAGGACCATTTTCTGTACCCAATTAAGCTTTCAATAAATGCTATATAATGAAGGTAGAGGTGGTGCCAGGAGCAGTTTCTACCACTGGATTTCCAGACATTCAGAAAATTCTTGTAAACACCAGGGACAGCTCTCTGATTCCAGACTATTTCGTTAGAAGCTGTTACTTTCCGGATTCCAGTTGCAGATAACAGCCAGTGGGTTTTGGCTTTGTATAAGCAGGCACAGCTCTGTTAGTCCAAAAAGGCTTTTTAGGAAGTTAAGAGTCTCCTTTATAACCCAttcagagatttttgtttttaactgttgTTTTTACACATCCTTAATTATTCttgaatttatcaaattttttgtgatgaaaatgttataaTGTAACATCTCCCCCAGTTtatcattaaacatttttcttttcaagatctggtcttaatttttttttttttttttgtgagagGGAGAAGACACTGAGGAGAGAGTACTGTATCCATTAGAGTTCAGTTTAGCTCTAAGTAACAGAGACCCCAAACAAACAATagctaaacaaaataaaagtttatcttTCACATAAATGTGTAGAGGTAGGCTTTCCAGGAGTAGTGTAGTGCTCTGATCCACAAAGCTCTTAGAGACCCAGATTCCTTCTAGCACCTTGTTCCTCCATCCATAAGTATGATCTCATAGTCCAAGATAGCAGTGCTATTGTTCCAGTCATCACCTCTGCATTCCAGGCTGCAGGATGGAGgaaggaacaaagagaaaggcTGTCAAAGAACAATTCCTGTGTCTTTTAGGGGAGGCTTTTGGGAGTTGCTACATGACATATCTGCTTATGGCCATACTAACAGCAAAGGAGGCTAGGGAAATATAGTGTTTATATTTGACCAACTGAACAAAGAGAGTCCTATTAGTGTAGAAGAACGAGGTAACACATACTGAGGAACATCTAGTTATCTTTGCTATGGTTGCCCCATACATCCCTCTGTCAAATGAGCTTTCTTGgagtttatttaaatacattcCTCTTGCTTCAAAACAGTGACTTCTTGTAATCATATTTTTTTAGAAGATAAATGCCTATGTGTTGTAAAAATTTGTAAGAACGTTAAAATCACCATGATTCCACAACCTAAAGATAATCACTGAAACAGCATCATGTAAGAAATGTCCTTAACACTAATATAGAACAAGCAACTTCAGAGTACAGAGTATTTAGATGTTTTTCTAAATCTTTCTAAAGGTTCTCTGCTATACTGTGTATGCATTTATTCCTTCAGTAAACATTATAAAACATCTTAGTCCCCAGCATCTTGTTAATTCATGTGTGTGGTTGGAAGGGAGAGCaaagaaagaacttttaaaaattaaatttgttgcTCTCAAGATACTTACAGTCTAGTACTGAGAGACAAgacaaacatatgaaaaagttGGTAAATCAATCAGGGCATATAAGTGCTGTATTTGTGTTAATGTATGTAAAGGTACACTAGAAAGCAGAAGATAAAATAATCATGACACTAGGTGTCTTTATTTAATGGTAGAATAATTTGTACCGTGGACAACTGTTTGGAAAAATGACACCTTGAGAATATATCATGCTTTTTAGTTGCTGGAGAATGAAATTTGGATTACAAGTCCTTAGAACAGTCTGATCAAGCTTAACATGGTTAAATTCTAACCTCTCCTGATTCCCAGATATAGAAGTCTGAAGTTCATTTAGAGATAATTCAGCATGACCTGTGCCTTTTGTGAACTTCAGAAATAACTAAAGATGGGCCAGTTGAATTTCGCTGAAAAATgggatgtgctttttttttttaaaatcctgatgttagtgcatttaaaaaaaaaagtttttgaggagaaatcaatgaaaattaaCCTTTCCTAATGAAAATGCCTAAGTGGGAACATTAACGATGTTAAAAAGACATACACAGAAAAACCTAAGCGCTATACCAAAATACTAACAATTGCCACTAGATGGTGAGATATGAGTGACTTTTTTTACTTTAGATGGTCCGTACATAACATTCTCTTTTTGTACTCCTCATCgcgttctttttttttgtagtataattgctttacaatattgtagtagtgtacaatattatatataggtgtacagcatagtgattttttttaacaagcaaagtggcttttaaaaagttattttattttatttattttattttctaagaaacctTCACTCGTGGCAAAGGCACAGTGGAGATGACTGTTAAAGGATAACTCCTTGATCCCTGTCCTGAGCCGAGCGCTGGGAAGCTTTCCGCCCGCCCGCTCTGGAACCCATGCCGCGGCGGGTGCTCTCGGAACCCACAGAGAACAGTGGGGCCCATTGTGCCTCCGGCTTCCTCAGGTGGCCCAGGGCCGAGGCCGCCGGTTTCCACACCAGAACACACACTCTTTCATGAAGAAGGGACCTGTGCGGCAAAGACAGAGCCTCTCTGTGGAGACATTGAAACTGCTGGCTTTCTTTTGACTCCTGGCAAAACTGGCCAGAAGAACACACGTTTTCAAAAGCTCCGGGCTTCCTGTTTGCATTCAGAAAGCGGGGGCCGCCGAGTAGCTGAGGGCGCCCGGGGGTGGGGTCGGCGAGCCGCAGCGACCTCATTGGTGAGGACCCGGCCTATGGCGTGTGCGCCCGGCCCGCCGGCCGAGTTCCCCCAGTGTCCACCCTCCTGCGCTGACGGGGTGGAGAGCCTGGGCCCCCGAGCTGGAGTGCGGGCGGCGGGCCGGCGGGAGCGCAGCGGGCGCCCGGTAGGTGTGCGGCCAGCGGGCGGGCGACAGGGCCTCCCCCGGGGCGCAGTCCCCGCCGGCCCGGGAGCGGGGCGGGCGGCAGCGGGCACCTGGCCGGGAGGGTCTAGGCCGGCCCAGCTTAGAATCAACGCGTGCCGTGAGATCTGTCTGACACCCAAGCCTGCCGTTTTTCTTTGCTGGTGGAATTTCAGACAGCACTGGAAACAGGTCTGGCTGCATACTTTGAGTGAGCATGTTGTCCTTTGTGgagttaaaaaggaaagaagacacGTTCTGTTAGCCTGAGCACAAGTTTCCGGGCGCAGAGCTCCCCATCAGCTTACCCTTCCTTAGGCTAGAAAATGATTGGTGTTGAACACCTCTTTCAAATAGAATCCTTTTTCCACGTGGTTTAAAACTGAAATCTAATGGCCAGATTCTAACAGCCAGAACAATTTAATGTTGTTTTAAATGAGGACACGAAGAGAACATAACCTTTTTATTCCTCTGcttggcatttttcttttctgtacttttctttccagCGTTTCAGAGGGAAGCGGGGGAGTGGAGGTAAAAGGTTTACTCAGAGCTCTCACACTGTCGGGTGTCACATTCAGCACTGTCAAGGGTGGGAAGGACAGGCCAGCAGTCTCCAAATTGCTGGAAGTACCTGGACCTTGACAGCAGTTAGGTGGACTTTTACACccaaggagaggggcaggggtaCAGATGGCTTGCATTTTTACTCATCACTTTGGGATCCTTCCCATAACTCTCAAATGCAGATCGTGGTATTATGACTCTAGGAAAACACATTACTTAATCCTgcaatttaaacaaaaatggCCTTGGTTTTCAGTTTGAAATGCATAGCTCAGGTCAGCAGCAAGGTCTGTGCCTTGAAAgattcctgtttccttttctaaatgGTTTAGCCAGAAGTAGCATTTATCAAATGCCACACGATCCAGTGTTTGGAGTATAGTTTTGCCCTTATTTTCATTCTCCTTTGCATCTGTTTGGATCCATCACAAATGCAAAACAAGGTATTCTTGGAATAGTGAATGTTTTGTCcaaaagaagtcaaagaggaaaacacgtttggggtttggttttgtttttaaatgggaaGACACACAACATAGGTGAAGTCAAGTCTGTCCTCCAACTGTTCTTGCCCCCATGCTGCTGGAGTTAATCACTCAGTGTCCCCTGTGTCCCCGCTTTCTCTGCAAGGAAGGTGTCAAGGCAAATTGGGACCTTGTGGGGGTGGTCAGCCACCGGGGTACGCTGGCCACCAGTTAGAAAGGCTGTATGGTCTGCAAAAGAGCAGTAGGTGGGAGAACTCAGGTCCAGGCTTCCTGGATCTGAACTGACTTGATCTGTTACTTTAAGACTTCTCACTTTTTCGTGCCTCAGAGTACACTTTATAAAGTAGGCGTCATAACGACTGCTGTCTGTACTTCAAAGGGACTGTGGACGGCAAAAGAAATGATCAACTTGAAAATGCTTTCCAGTCTTtttaatgcattcttttttagAAAATCAAGTATTTAGTAAGGACTTACTGTGTGCCTGgctcttaaaaatcattttctcatTACATTCTTTTAACAACCTTATGATTTAAATACTTGTTTGCATTTTTACTCAGGGGGAAACTGAAGTTCTGAGAAGTTTGTTAACTCTCTCACCCAGCTGATAAGCTGTAGATTCAGGGTTAGAGCACAGATTTGTCAACTCTTAAATCGTACTAGTTTACCACACTGCAATATACGACACATGTTAGTTTTTACCATTATGAGTATTACATGGCGTTATAgtattctcttctttctctcttaggAAAAGCAGATGATGTTCTGAATGGAGATCATGACAGGGGACAAAAAGGTCCTTATTTTGTGGAGACCCCCTATGGTTATCAACTAGACTTAGATTTCCTCAAATACGTAGATGACATACAGAAAGgaaacaccatcaagaaagtgaacaTCCAGAAGAGGCGGAAGCCATCTGTGCCACGCCCAGAAACCAGGGCCGCACCTGGCCATCAAGGTGTGTGGACTTCCACCGAGtccctctcatcctccagcagtGATGGCAACAAGCAGTTAGCCCAAAGTGAAGTTACATCAGCTCCAGTCCCAAGGCCACCTGCCCCTCTGGAGACCTCACCCACTTTTCTTACCATCCCAGAAAGCCGACAGCTGCCACCACCATCCCCGCAACTCCCAAAGCACAACCTTCATGTCACCAAGACACTGATGGAGACCCGGAGAAGACTCGAACAGGAGAGAGTCACCATGCAGGTGGCACCTGGTGAGTTCCGAAGGCCCAGGCTGGCCAGTTTTGGAGGCGTGGGCTCCACGAGCTCCCTCTCCTCATTTATGGGTTCTGGAAACCACAATCACGCCATGCAGCAGCATCAGAATGGATACCAAGGCAACGGGGATTATGGTGGCTATGCCCCAGCTGCTGCCACCACCTCTTCCATGGGGAGTTCCATCCGCCACAGCCCTCTGAGCTCAGGGATCTCCACTCCAGTGACCAACGTGAGCCCCGTGCACCTGCAGCACATCCGTGAGCAGATGGCCATTGCCCTGAAACGCCTGAAAGAGCTAGAAGAGCAGGTGCGAACCATCCCTGTGCTCCAGGTGAAGATCTCTGTCTTgcaagaggagaaaaggcagtTGGCTTCACAGTTGAAAGACCACAGAGCTGCATCCCAGAACGATGTCTGTGGTGTGAGAAAGAGGTCCTACAGTGCTGGGAATGCATCCCAGCTGGAACACCTCTCCAGGACCCAGAGAAGTGGCGGGGAATTATACATTGACTAtgaggagggagaaatggaggGGGCGGAGCAGAGCACCCAGAGGATAAAGGAATTCCGGCAGCTCACAGCAAACATGCAGGCCCTGGAGCAGAAGATCCAGGACAGCAGCTGTGAGGCCTCCTCAGAGCTCAGGGAGAACGGGCAGTGTCGGCGTCGAGAGTGCCAGTCTGTGGCTGTGGGTGCTGATGAGAACATGGACAGCATTGTCGTGCACCACAGGGGCGCCAGGTCCTGTAAGGATGTTGCTGTAGGCACGGTCACCGCGACGAGGAATTCTGGGGTCAGTGTGACAGAAGCCATGCTTGGAGTGACTACCGAAGCTGACAAAGAAATTGAGCTGCAACAGCAGACCATAGAAGCCTTAAAGGAAAAGATCTATCGCCTGGAAGTACAGCTTAAAGAAACCACCCATGACCGGGAGATGACTAAACTCAAGCAAGAGCTGCAAGCTGCTGGCTCGAGAAAAAAAGTTGACAAAGCTATGATGGCCCAGCCGCTTGTTTTCAGCAAGGTGGTGGAGGCAGTGATACCCACAAGAGACCAAATAGCTGGCAGTCACGTGGACGTGGTTGACACCTGTGTCGGGACCTGTGTGCAGACAAATAGCGTAGGCATCTCCTGCCAGCCCGATCGTGAGAATAAAATGGTGGGGCCTGAGCTGCCCATGAATTGGTGGATTGTTAAGGAAAGGGTGGAAATGCACGACCGATGTACTGGGCGGTCTGTGGGGACGTGTGACAAGAGCGTGGGTGTGGACATCAGCGTCTGTGAAACAGGCAGCAACACGGAGGAGTCTGTGAGCGACCTGACACTCCTCAAGACCAACCTGAATCTCAAAGAAGTCCGCTCCATCGGCTGCGGAGATTGCTCTGTCGATGTGATCGTCTGCTCCCCAAGGGAGTGCATCTCCCGGAGTGTGAACACGGAGGCCGTCAGCCAGGTGGAAGCTGCTGTCATGGCAGTGCCTCGAACCACGAGCCAGCACAGCAGCACGGTTCTAGAACAGGTGTCCCAGTTCACCAACACCGAGACAGCTACCCTCACAGAGTCCTGCACCAACACTTCCCTCAGCACCATGGACAAGCACACCAGCACCCGGACTGTGGAGATGCGGACTGTGGCGGTCGGAGAAGGCCGCGTCAAGGACGTCAGCTCCGCTAAGATGCGGTCCGTCGGAGTTGGAACGGTGCTCTCCGGCGCCTCTGGGTTCGACAGGCCATCCTCTGTGAAGACCAAAGAGTCAGGCGTGGGGCACATCAGTATTAACGACAACTGTCTGGTTGGTCTGAAAATGAGGACCATAGCTTGTGGCCCTCCACAGTTGACAGTGGGGCCGAACGGCAGCCGGAGGAGTGTAGGGGTTGGGGACGAGCCCGTAGGAGAGTTCGTGgagagcccccagccccaggctccgTCCAGAATGGTGACAGGCTTGGATCACTACATTGAGCGTGTCCAGAAGCTGCTGGCAGAGCAGCAGGCGCTGCTGGCTGAGAACTACAGTGAACTGGCAGAAGCTTTTGGGGAACCTCACTCACAGATTGGCTCCCTCAACTCCCAGCTCATCAACGCCTTATCGTCAATCAACTCTGTCGTGAAGTCTGCAAGTGCTGAAGAGCTGAGGCCTGACTTCCTGAAAACCAGCCTGGGTAAGGTCACAGGTAGGTGGTGCTCCTGAGGGTTCTGGGAGTGAGAGAGGATGGGGGACAGTGGAAATCCAGGaggtagggattttttttttttttgcctggcgGAGCTATTTTTTGGAATCATGGAGAAAGCTTCAGAATGGTAATGGGTAGAATGAAAACCAAGAATCTAAATCCATAAGCAGCTCTGCTGATTCTCATTATCTGATGGTTTCATTAAGGCTAGAAGAAGAAAAGCATACTAGTGTTGGCTGGCTTAGGGGCTGTCTTGGGGGGCTGCTGGTTTGCTAGATGTCTTTCCGTTATGTACTTGCTCATTTTATACAGGATGGCCTGAAAAAAAGTCCTGCCCTGTTTGTATCCGCAATTACCAGTGTATGATCAATGAAAAAATACTGGTATGAagtgtttttaattaaaactttttatgAGGGGACAGAGATTCCATTAATTCATGTATCAGTTCAACAAATAATGATTACATACCTGCTTTGTTTCAAACATAGGTATAGGCTCTTGTTTTCATGGTGCTTACATTTCCAGTTGGGGGCACAGGCAATAAACAATATACCTAAACATGTCAGGAGGTGGTACGTGCTATGAAGGAAGGAACTCCACTTAGAGGAACAGTGAGTGGTGGCGGAGAGGTGAGGGCAGTTGGAGATGGCGTGGtccaggaaggcctctctgacAAGGAGCCCCTGAGCCAGAACCCTGAGACAAGGGAGGCCTTTCCCACTGTTCATTTTGTTAGGTGCttacatttttgtctttctcataCTTTCCCTTATTCATTGGGATTCCTGCTCACCccggcttttcttttttcttttaataaatttatttatttatttttgggtgcattgggtcttctttgctgtgcgtgggcgctctctagttgcggtgagcgggggctgctcttcgttgcagtgcgtgggcttctcgttgcggtggcttctcttgttgcacagcatgggctctaggtgtgcgggcttcagtagttgtgtctcacaggttctagagcgcaggctcagtagttgtggcgcatgggcctagttgcttcgcggcatgtggggtcttcccagaccacagctcgaatccgtgtcccctgcattggcaggtggattcttaactaccgcgccaccagggaaggccctggctCTTCTTTAAATTGAAGCTAATAATGGAGAAATTACCCTGGAAGATTTGGTGACATGCTATTTCCCTGTGAGCCTCACTAAAATAAGTTCCCCTGTTGTCAGCTGCATGTGGTTCTAATTGTACATATTATCATCCTACCACTGGGTTCCATTCCTGGCTCTCGAGCTGTCACAAAGCAGCATGACCTGGGGAAGGAAGGTCATCCTTCTTTATACTTCCTTGTGAAATGGGCAGTCAAAGGGCATCCATCCTGTATGGTTGTCAGTGTTTTCATCACTGACCCCCAGTGAGCACAGGGTGGCCTTTGTCGTCCTGGGGGGGGTGCTGCTAGCACGTCCAGTgtggtttcttttgttgatgtgccAAAGTGTAGCTGAGGTTTGGGAAGTACTAAAGAAACACACTCTACTCTGGCCCGGTGctacacaaaaaatgaattaaagtgCTTCAAATGATTGGTGTAGTGtgcattaaatttaattttatgtggAAACGTGCAGTAGAGACTTAAATGGAACTTAATAAACAAAAGGTTCAAATTCTTTGTTTCCCTCTATAACCAAAAGAGCAATGGTTAAAATAGActgaaatagattatttttatatcttctgaGGTTTCACCTCCAAACCTGAATTAGTTTTTAGTAGCTGTGCTGTGGACCAGATAGCTTATTGTGGAAGAAAACTGAACATGACAGTGACAGCTGATGTATGACATATTTTTGCCTTTTGGAGTTAAAGGAGTCTAATAAATTTACAGGGAGTCATTTTAGAGTCAAGAGATTAAAATGATGTTTGAACCGAAGCAAGGTCTTAAGTAACTAATAATATGTCTGtttctacttctttttaaaaatcatgatgtCAGATGTTGAAGTCAAAATGAAACTCTTAAATACCTCCAGACACACATGGTACAGTGCATCATCCGTTGTAAGAGCATTTTCCTGCcagccttcctccctcctcccgaAACTGGGGTTTCTATTTCACATTCCTGCCAGAAATATTCAGGTGAATCGTTGGGGTAATCTGCCTGGCACCCAGAGCATCAAGACCCAGGGAGGAGGTTTTGTCTGGCTGTGTTACAGTGTTTTTTGGTCTATTTCCAGTCACACTGACATTCCAGACATCACTATTTCGATCTGACCCTACACATGAACACCTGATTAATCAGCTAAAATGCAGGAGACCTACAACATTTGTGAACAAAAGTATAAATATTCTTCATAGAACTTACTTGATCATAGTGGCAGCTCCCTCTCAGAGCATGCAAGAACaactttaaattatttctgtaaTTCCCATCACATTTGTATTTTGCTTTAAAGTTCTAATGAAGGAATTAGGTTAGGAACTCAATCCAGAGAATTACATTTTTGTTATCTCGTGTGTGTTGTATGGGCTGGAAATGAAAGCAGTTCAGTGTAGTAGAGATCTCAACGTCTGCAGGCTGTGAAGAGTGAAGGTGTGTCAAATGTACCCCAGCTTATTGTTCACACCGAACACTACAGAATATTGCTCACATACAGTCTAGAATACATTTCTTGACCttggggaagatggcggaagagtaagatgcagagatcaccttcctccccacagatacactaGAATACCTTTCTGTACCAAAAGGAAAATGGAGTATAGAAAGGTAGTCATCTCAAACTTTCTTCCCCAAATCAAATGATAAGAAGTTTGAGTTTGACATCGCCAAAAAGAGCATATAAATGATCACTTATGTGAACCTAGTACTTTAGTTTAAAGAATTTAAGTTTGGGCTccaaagccaggtattctgggtTCGAGTTCCTTCTCGGCACTAGGACAGGTTGTCTTTGTTCCCCTACAGGGTTGAAATGAAGATTTAGTGTGTCAGTGTGAGTAAAGCATTTGGGATAGTCTGCACCACAGAGGATAAATGCTGGCTCTCATTGTTAACTGTTTTCTGTACTTCCAGAAATGGAAATGTAGATCTAGAACAAACTGCCAAACAAATGCGCTACAAATAGTCTTTTGTGTTTAATGCAAATTATTGTCTTCGTAATTCTGGCTGGCCAtcgccttcccccaccccccaatggTTACACCTCCCCAGCTAACAATTTTATCAAGCTAAGGAAATATATCAATAACAATGGGAAAACACAAAATGAGTAGAATAAATTTTCAATTCAGATTCTTTCAGAATCTATGTCAAAGCTCAAAATGAAGCCTAAAATTAAATTAGGTGTATATTGGTACCAAACCCAGAGAATTCTCTTCAGTTTTCCTAGGGTTGAAGATTTGAGGGTATTGCTTTTTAGTATGCAAAAGAGCATTATTTTTATCAGCAAAATAATAATGCCTAACACTCCTATTCAATTTCTTGAAGTTATAACTGGAGTATGTGCTCATAACACATTAACAGTTCAGAAGAGCATAAAATACTGAGAGCCTCCCACATGCTCTCATGGGGTAACCCCTTGTGTGTTTGGTGTGTACAAGTGTGCAGGTCTGTATTTTAGACACATTCTGTTTTGACAGCATTTGAATCGTACATATTCTATGTCATTTTTCACGTCAAACATCACAAACATTTTTTCAGGATTTAAGAGACAATGTCACAGTTTTGATGCAGCTGGAATTTGGTGGTAATCAAAGATGATCTGTAAAGTACTTTTAAT
It includes:
- the KANK1 gene encoding KN motif and ankyrin repeat domain-containing protein 1 isoform X3, producing the protein MAHTTKVNGCASGKADDVLNGDHDRGQKGPYFVETPYGYQLDLDFLKYVDDIQKGNTIKKVNIQKRRKPSVPRPETRAAPGHQGVWTSTESLSSSSSDGNKQLAQSEVTSAPVPRPPAPLETSPTFLTIPESRQLPPPSPQLPKHNLHVTKTLMETRRRLEQERVTMQVAPGEFRRPRLASFGGVGSTSSLSSFMGSGNHNHAMQQHQNGYQGNGDYGGYAPAAATTSSMGSSIRHSPLSSGISTPVTNVSPVHLQHIREQMAIALKRLKELEEQVRTIPVLQVKISVLQEEKRQLASQLKDHRAASQNDVCGVRKRSYSAGNASQLEHLSRTQRSGGELYIDYEEGEMEGAEQSTQRIKEFRQLTANMQALEQKIQDSSCEASSELRENGQCRRRECQSVAVGADENMDSIVVHHRGARSCKDVAVGTVTATRNSGVSVTEAMLGVTTEADKEIELQQQTIEALKEKIYRLEVQLKETTHDREMTKLKQELQAAGSRKKVDKAMMAQPLVFSKVVEAVIPTRDQIAGSHVDVVDTCVGTCVQTNSVGISCQPDRENKMVGPELPMNWWIVKERVEMHDRCTGRSVGTCDKSVGVDISVCETGSNTEESVSDLTLLKTNLNLKEVRSIGCGDCSVDVIVCSPRECISRSVNTEAVSQVEAAVMAVPRTTSQHSSTVLEQVSQFTNTETATLTESCTNTSLSTMDKHTSTRTVEMRTVAVGEGRVKDVSSAKMRSVGVGTVLSGASGFDRPSSVKTKESGVGHISINDNCLVGLKMRTIACGPPQLTVGPNGSRRSVGVGDEPVGEFVESPQPQAPSRMVTGLDHYIERVQKLLAEQQALLAENYSELAEAFGEPHSQIGSLNSQLINALSSINSVVKSASAEELRPDFLKTSLGKVTGSNLEYTCKCGSLQSGGPLNSQTSRHEQEVGTTEGKPISSQDTFPTQESTLSPVNLTDDQIAAGLYVCTNNESTLKSIMKKKDANKDSNGAKKNLQFVGINGGYELSEKMLSACNLLKNNINDPKALTSKDMRFCLNTLQHEWFRVSSQKSAIPAMVGDYIAAFEAISPDVLRHIINMADGNGNTALHYSVSHSNFEIVKLLLDADVCNVDHQNKAGYTPIMLAALAAVEAEKDMRVVEELFACGDVNAKASQAGQTALMLAVSHGRIDMVKGLLACGADVNIQDDEGSTALMCASEHGHVEIVKLLLAQPGCNGHLEDNDGSTALSIALEAGHKDIAVLLYAHVNFAKAQSPGTPRLGRKTSPGPTHRGSFD
- the KANK1 gene encoding KN motif and ankyrin repeat domain-containing protein 1 isoform X1, whose product is MAHTTKVNGCASGKADDVLNGDHDRGQKGPYFVETPYGYQLDLDFLKYVDDIQKGNTIKKVNIQKRRKPSVPRPETRAAPGHQGVWTSTESLSSSSSDGNKQLAQSEVTSAPVPRPPAPLETSPTFLTIPESRQLPPPSPQLPKHNLHVTKTLMETRRRLEQERVTMQVAPGEFRRPRLASFGGVGSTSSLSSFMGSGNHNHAMQQHQNGYQGNGDYGGYAPAAATTSSMGSSIRHSPLSSGISTPVTNVSPVHLQHIREQMAIALKRLKELEEQVRTIPVLQVKISVLQEEKRQLASQLKDHRAASQNDVCGVRKRSYSAGNASQLEHLSRTQRSGGELYIDYEEGEMEGAEQSTQRIKEFRQLTANMQALEQKIQDSSCEASSELRENGQCRRRECQSVAVGADENMDSIVVHHRGARSCKDVAVGTVTATRNSGVSVTEAMLGVTTEADKEIELQQQTIEALKEKIYRLEVQLKETTHDREMTKLKQELQAAGSRKKVDKAMMAQPLVFSKVVEAVIPTRDQIAGSHVDVVDTCVGTCVQTNSVGISCQPDRENKMVGPELPMNWWIVKERVEMHDRCTGRSVGTCDKSVGVDISVCETGSNTEESVSDLTLLKTNLNLKEVRSIGCGDCSVDVIVCSPRECISRSVNTEAVSQVEAAVMAVPRTTSQHSSTVLEQVSQFTNTETATLTESCTNTSLSTMDKHTSTRTVEMRTVAVGEGRVKDVSSAKMRSVGVGTVLSGASGFDRPSSVKTKESGVGHISINDNCLVGLKMRTIACGPPQLTVGPNGSRRSVGVGDEPVGEFVESPQPQAPSRMVTGLDHYIERVQKLLAEQQALLAENYSELAEAFGEPHSQIGSLNSQLINALSSINSVVKSASAEELRPDFLKTSLGKVTGSNLEYTCKCGSLQSGGPLNSQTSRHEQEVGTTEGKPISSQDTFPTQESTLSPVNLTDDQIAAGLYVCTNNESTLKSIMKKKDANKDSNGAKKNLQFVGINGGYETTSSDDSSSDESSSSESDDECDVPEYPPEEVEDEEEDQDTRGMAEGHHAVNVEGLTSSRVEDEMQVPECEPEKVEIRERYELSEKMLSACNLLKNNINDPKALTSKDMRFCLNTLQHEWFRVSSQKSAIPAMVGDYIAAFEAISPDVLRHIINMADGNGNTALHYSVSHSNFEIVKLLLDADVCNVDHQNKAGYTPIMLAALAAVEAEKDMRVVEELFACGDVNAKASQAGQTALMLAVSHGRIDMVKGLLACGADVNIQDDEGSTALMCASEHGHVEIVKLLLAQPGCNGHLEDNDGSTALSIALEAGHKDIAVLLYAHVNFAKAQSPGTPRLGRKTSPGPTHRGSFD